TTGCTTTTAATTCTTTCGATTGCTCTTAAGACAAGGTTGTCTGAGCGGATCGCTTCTGATCCAAAGGAGTCTTTCCGTTCAGAGGGGACAACGGGAAATAGGTCAACAGCCCGGATTCCTGCGTCATAAAGCTCTTTTATTTCTTCTATTGCTTGGTCAATAGTATATCTATAGACCCCAGGCATCGAAGAGACTTCCTCTTTAATTCCTCTACCTTCGAGCAGGAAGATTGGGGCGACGAAATCGCTGGGATGCAGCCGTGTTTCTTTTGACAAGGAGCGGATCGCAGAACTTTTCCTATTTCTCCTCAAACGGCGCGTGATCGTTAAATGAGCATTTTCTATTTCTTGCTCAATGAGATGGGATTCCATGAGTCACTCCTTGAGATCTTTTATAAAAAAAATGTTGACCAAACGGCTTCATTTGATAATATCGGGTTGAGTGATCAACGTTAGGTATATCATGGCTGAAGAAGAACAGGCTGGCAAGCAAAAAGAGATTCAAATTGGAGACAAGATTCCTCCATTTCTGGCAAAAGATCATGAAGGATTCGATGTAACGGACGAGGATGTGATCGGAACCCCGTTAGTGATCTATTTTTATCCTAAAGACGGCACTTCTATTTGCACAGATGAGGCGTGCTCCTTCAGAGATAGCATGGCTGTTTTTGATGAAAAACAGGCGCTTGTCATCGGCATCAGTCCCGACGGCGTGGACTCTCATAAAAAATTCTTAACAGAAAATAAATTGGAGTTTTCTCTCCTAAGCGATGAAAAAAAGGATATGTTCCGCAGCTTCGGCGCTCTCAAGGGAGATGAAATTATCCGCACAACCTTTGTTGTCAACTCTGAAGGGGAAGTGAAATGGATGGAGAAGCCTGTTGATGTCAAAGGGCATGTGGAAAGGGTTATCAAAGCTCTGGAAGAACACTGTAGCGATGAGGTGGTAAGTTTTGATGACTATGACAGGGATTACGAAGAATTTATGGGAAAGGCTCTTGGAGACGCACCGGATGAAGAGCAAATTAGAAAAGATATTTTAAAAAAATTTAATCTCGAAGAGAGCGATCTTAAAGAGTAATCTTTATAAAGGTTGCCTGGGAAATCTCAAACCGTTTGTAGTTGTGTTTGAGATGCTCAAATAATCTTTCATCCAAGAGGGATTCGATTTTTTCCAATCCTTTGTTTGGATCGAAAAAATAATCTCCTTCATTACATCTGATCAAAACCATGCTGTGCCCGTGAACTTCTTTCTTCTCGTTTTCTGAAGGTTTGATGATTCTAAGCAAATAAACTCCACTATTTAAAGAATTTGCGATCTCTGAGAAACTCTGTTTTAAATCCTTGAGAAGATCAAAAGCAGGAGTTGATTCCACTGCTGAAAGGCTGTGGAATTTTGCAAGTGCTTGAATTTTTTGGATGATAGGATCGGAGGAGGAAATATTTTTGAATTCAATACAATTGAAAGCTCCCTGCCTCGCTCGCATTTCGATCAAGTCTCCCCCGGAACGGAACTTTTTAATGATTTTCTTTAGTCTTTTTTCTACTGGTTGCTTATCGGAAGATCGTAGAAAGTGGTTGATCACATCAAGAGCAATAGCGGAGCAATTTCCGCCGATTGTTGCCCATGAAAGTTTTCCGGTGTTGAATTGAATAGCCGGAGGGCATTCCTCATTTAACTTTTTGACATACCGTTCCGATCGGACGCGCCAATTCAAGCCGTTAAAAATCCCTTGAGATGTTTTGATTAGACGTTTCTTTTTCGATTTTGGTTTGTCTGGGCTCGGATTGACGATTTCAAATACTTCGGAAAGTAAGCTGGACATGCGTCCGGATGATGCTTGTGGATCCAGCTGTTCTAAATATTTGCGTGTTAGAGTTAGGTTGGTATCAAAAAGGGAGTTTCGCAGCGATGGAAAAAAGGAGAGGCATATCCATACGATTCTAGAAACGATATTAAATTTTTTAACGGTTAGATCAGTTTTTATAATATGAGTCGATTTTTTTGCGTTGCGAAGAGCAATCAAACGCGATTCTAATTCCTCATGCGAGAGTTGATCATTTTTACCTGAAAACGTAAAATTTACAGTCATGTTTTTCGTGTCCTTAAATAGAATTAGTTATTATACAAAAAAAAACAGAAAATATTCAATTAATTATTTGTATTTATAAAATATTAATATGTTTTTGTTAATTTTTTTTCTTAGTTTGATTAAATGGTGTTGTCATGAGCGTATACAAAACAGACGGACTTACAAATTTTCAAAAATGTCACAGGATGATTTTTCTTTGCCCTGAAGGCAGCCTGTCTCATTGGGGTGTGAAAAAAATTGAGTACTGTTACAGAAACGAGCGAACAAAGATCCACATTATTTGGGCACACGTGATCAGAAGAACTATCGCATTGGCAATGCCCATTTTTAATTTGCTCGATGCTCTGCATTATGTCCCGATGGCAGCGTATAAACTTGTGCAATTGAAACCTAAGGATGCTCTTCATGATTTATTGAAGTGTTTCAAGTGTTTGCAAGTCTTTTTATGCGCAGTACCCACCTTAGTTGTAGCGATGATTGAGCCTAAATGGTTTTATCGTACAGAAGGAATGTGGCTGGATGTAAAGAATAAACAAATGAAAAGAGAAATTACCCATGCGTTTGAAAAAATGAAAGAGGACAGCCAGACTGGCGTGGAAACTGTAGTTCACTTAAAGGTTGCCTGCGAAAAGGTGATCGACAAAATGGTCGGTAACGATCAAGCGATTGAAATTCTTAAAAAAGTGCTTGAAAAAGTGACTTCGGAAATTCCTACAGACGATCCTGAAAAGCAGGAAATTATTATCGAGCAATATATCGAGATGTTTTCTGAGCTTCTCGTTTGTTCGGCGCATCAACAAGTTGAATTGAACAAAATGACCGAGCATTTCACAAGAATACTTGAGCTGATCATAAAGGTTCGTCATCCCTTGCTTCGCTTGTCCTTGATCCATTTAATCGTAACAACTGCCAAAAACGATCCAGATACTTACGAAGATATTGCCAAAAAGAAATATGAAAATGATAATCGTCAAGCACTTCCCTATATGGTTGCCCGGCTCATTACAGACGACGAGGATTTGCTTGCCAGGTTGATGGAAATTTCAAACGACCGCTATTTTAAAAACCGTCAAACGCAGACTTCATTCATTGCAACCCTGCATGAAATTCATCAGAGCGAGTTAAAAGACTCGGATAAAGAAAAAGCTCTTGGTTCTTTGCTTGATAGTTTTGATTTAGATCAAAGGATTGCCGAAGCTGGAAAACCTGTCCAAAGGAAAAAGGGAGAGCCTAAAAATGCAGAGGAACGCGATCAAATGATCGAGAATAAAAAAAGGAATATTAAGCAAAAACAAGGTGAAATTCAAAATGGAAATAAAAGGGTTAAAAGGTTAGAAAGTCAAATTCAAATTCAAAATGTCAAAAATGAGATTGCCTCATTGGAAAAGATGAGATTCATCTCTGATTCTGAAAGAGAAGAGTTGCTCAAGCTTAAAAAGGATAAGGGCAGCCATTTTCATTCGGCTCAGAATATTTTGCGCATGCTTTTGAGTTTGAATGATAAAAATTTTGTTTCCAAGTATTTGAGGCGAATTGGAAGTGAAAAAAAATATCCTCATCTTAGTGATGAGCGGATCGTCACAGATGTCTTTAAAGAAATTTTTGAGTTAGAAAATCTGCCTCCAGATGCATTTGAAAAGATTCAACGTTTGAGAGCCCCTTGGGCTTTAGTTGCTTTCCATGGCAGGCTTAATGAAGTCAAAGCGAAATATCGATCAGATTTAATCCAGTGCAACAAGGCAATTGTTCAAGCGCTGCTAGATGGCACCTATGATGAGCTGCGTCATGAGACGGATGCAAATCCGACGCTGAAAAAGGTTTTTGAAGTGCAGCCTGGTTTGAAAGACAAGTGGATGCATCCATCTAAGGATGATTATACAGTCAAAGGTCTTTATTCAGAAGCAACGAGGCGTTTTGCAAATTTTAAAATTGTAGAAGCTAACGACCCTTCGGATATTCTTCTTATTGGAAACGATACACACACTTGTGTGCATTTAGGTGGACGGATTGAGCGTGTATCCGGAATGTCTGCTTTTATCAGAGATGGCAAGATCCATACGATTCTGATTAAAGATGAAGAGGGTGTTACAGTAGCTGAAACGCAGCTTCAATTGATGTGGGATGAAGTGAATAAAAAGCCGGTACTTTTTATTGAAGAGGCAAATTTTTTAGGGGGTGAAAATAACGATTATTCGTTGGAACACGCCATTTATTCTTATGCAAGAGAAAGAGCTAAAGAGCTTGGGTTGAATCTTGTCTCTTGTTATCATATGAAAGATCCTAAAGGAAAGCTGATCTCCTCAAGAAAATATGAGGGCAAGGTTGGTTCTTTAGGAAGTTCCTCTCCGCTTGAGTACGTGAATCGCTATTTCAAAAATTATTCCAAGCCTTATGATCTTGGTCAAACTTGGTATGTTACCACTTAATCGGGATAAATTCATGATCAGCGTCACTATTTTGACCAAAAATAGCCAAAAGCATTTGAAAGAGATTTTGGATTCTCTTCACTCTTTTGACGAGGTGGTTGTTTGCGATACGGGTTCCACGGACTGCACGCTTGAAATCGCGCGTGCTTATTCAAATGTTTCGCTCTACGAAAAACCGTTTGCAGGATTTGGCCCAACCCACAATTTTGCGAGTGAAAGAGCAAAAAATGACTGGATCCTTTCAATTGACAGCGATGAGGTGCCAAGTCCGGAGCTTATCAAGGAAATTATGGAAGAGTCTCTTGATCCTCGCTGCGTTTACTCCATTCCCCGCCACAATTTCTTTAACGGCAAATGGATTCGTTGGTGTGGCTGGCATCCTGAAAGTGTCGTTCGGCTCTATCATCGCGGATCTACTTGCTTTTCCGATGAACAGGTGCATGAAGCAGTGATCGCACAAGGGTTGCGGGTTAAATCATTTAAAGGAGCGCTTAAACACTACTCTTACGATTCAATAGACCAATTTTTAGAGAAAATGCAGCTATATTCAGAGCTTTTCGCCAAGCAAAATGTAGGAAAAAAGCGCTCAGGATTGGGTAAAGCAATCGCTCATGGATTTTATGGTTTTTTTAAATCTTTTTTTCTAAAAAGAGGGTTTATGGGGGGATTTGAAGGGGCTGTGATCTCTTTCTACAATGGGCATACGGCTTATTACAAGTATCTTAAGCTGAGAGAATATAATCGCAAATTTTTCGATGGCCAGAGGAAAACGCCTGATTTTTGAGTTGGTTTGCACTCAGCCATTGGCAACGATCAACCTCTTTTAGATGGTTCGTATCAAATAAAAACGGGGTCAATGAGGCTCGGTATCTTGTGAAGGTATGTTTAACGATTGGCAGTTGACAATCGATTAACTGGCACTTTAAGCCCATCGATTCTTGAATTTCACGCAGTGCTTTTTTTTCACTCCAGCCTCGAGGCCCTGTTTCAAAATAGGGAAATTCATACAGCCCTTGCATGATCTCCCCTTTTGCTGCTTGCTTGACTAGATAATTGCCGTTGCAGTGAATGACAGACACCAATCTGTATAGAGAAGTTGAAGAGACGCGGTTTTCTTTGATGGGAAAATCATGTTGCCTTCCGTGGAGATAGCTTTGACAGCCCGCTCGCAACGGGCACAAGCAGCAATCGGGTTTTCGCTTGCAGACGGTGGCGCCAAGCTCGATCAATCCTTCGTTGATTAGCCAATGTTCTTGATCAGGCAGCTGTTTTTCCAACCAATCGTTGACGTTTTTGACCGTTTTTTGTTTTGAGATGTCTTCATTGAGCATGCGAT
This genomic window from Waddlia chondrophila WSU 86-1044 contains:
- a CDS encoding peroxiredoxin, which produces MAEEEQAGKQKEIQIGDKIPPFLAKDHEGFDVTDEDVIGTPLVIYFYPKDGTSICTDEACSFRDSMAVFDEKQALVIGISPDGVDSHKKFLTENKLEFSLLSDEKKDMFRSFGALKGDEIIRTTFVVNSEGEVKWMEKPVDVKGHVERVIKALEEHCSDEVVSFDDYDRDYEEFMGKALGDAPDEEQIRKDILKKFNLEESDLKE
- a CDS encoding glycosyltransferase family 2 protein, producing MISVTILTKNSQKHLKEILDSLHSFDEVVVCDTGSTDCTLEIARAYSNVSLYEKPFAGFGPTHNFASERAKNDWILSIDSDEVPSPELIKEIMEESLDPRCVYSIPRHNFFNGKWIRWCGWHPESVVRLYHRGSTCFSDEQVHEAVIAQGLRVKSFKGALKHYSYDSIDQFLEKMQLYSELFAKQNVGKKRSGLGKAIAHGFYGFFKSFFLKRGFMGGFEGAVISFYNGHTAYYKYLKLREYNRKFFDGQRKTPDF
- the mutY gene encoding A/G-specific adenine glycosylase — encoded protein: MGSPCAGTSKTAPPSHRKSPCITQMILTLNCDSLKRWFLEYQRDLPWRDSRTPYAVWVSEVMLQQTQVAVVIPYFLNWMEQFPDIPSLAKADQQEVIKAWEGLGYYSRARNLHAGAQYVLEQFNGVLPSDPQLLSKIKGLGPYTIGAIRSFAFQQKTAAVDGNVLRVIARYRMLNEDISKQKTVKNVNDWLEKQLPDQEHWLINEGLIELGATVCKRKPDCCLCPLRAGCQSYLHGRQHDFPIKENRVSSTSLYRLVSVIHCNGNYLVKQAAKGEIMQGLYEFPYFETGPRGWSEKKALREIQESMGLKCQLIDCQLPIVKHTFTRYRASLTPFLFDTNHLKEVDRCQWLSANQLKNQAFSSGHRKICDYILSA